In the Streptobacillus moniliformis DSM 12112 genome, one interval contains:
- the mreB gene encoding rod shape-determining protein, protein MIFNKIINFFRIKKQISIDLGTSNVLFYDKQAKKIVLNEPSVIVKDKKTDRVVAVGREAREMLGKNPKSIEVIKPLKDGVISDIDLTRKMLSEFMRQVYGISPFKPEVIICVPIEVTKVERRALFDALDDVKRIFLIEEGRAAIMGAGINISNPNGHMVIDIGGGSTDVAILSLDEIIVSKSIKIAGNKFDEDIVKYVKEKLFLNIGDRTAEKIKKELSTAIFLPEEENKKMTIKGLDINTKKPKELVITSNQVCEAIEDSLNNLVAAVKEVIGKCPPELASDILDNGIVLTGGGALISNLYKLIENEVKVNVHVPDKPLDSVAIGGSYAFDNKNLLNTLLVKEN, encoded by the coding sequence ATGATATTTAATAAAATAATTAATTTTTTTAGAATTAAAAAACAAATATCTATAGATTTGGGTACATCAAATGTTCTTTTTTATGATAAACAAGCAAAAAAAATTGTTTTAAACGAACCTTCTGTTATAGTTAAAGATAAAAAAACTGATAGAGTTGTTGCTGTAGGGAGAGAAGCAAGAGAAATGTTAGGTAAAAATCCCAAAAGCATAGAAGTAATTAAACCACTTAAAGATGGAGTTATATCTGATATAGATTTAACAAGAAAAATGCTTTCAGAATTTATGAGGCAGGTTTATGGTATTTCACCATTTAAACCAGAGGTAATAATTTGCGTTCCTATAGAAGTTACTAAAGTAGAAAGAAGAGCTCTTTTTGATGCTTTAGATGATGTTAAAAGAATATTTTTAATAGAAGAAGGAAGAGCTGCTATTATGGGTGCAGGAATTAATATTTCAAATCCTAATGGTCATATGGTTATAGATATAGGTGGAGGATCTACTGATGTAGCTATATTATCACTTGATGAAATAATAGTTTCTAAATCAATAAAAATAGCAGGCAATAAGTTTGATGAAGATATAGTAAAATATGTTAAAGAAAAACTATTTTTAAACATCGGAGATAGAACAGCAGAAAAGATAAAAAAGGAATTGTCTACTGCCATATTCCTTCCAGAAGAAGAGAATAAGAAAATGACAATTAAAGGATTAGACATTAATACAAAGAAACCAAAAGAACTTGTTATTACATCTAATCAAGTTTGTGAAGCGATTGAAGATTCATTAAATAATCTAGTAGCAGCAGTAAAAGAAGTAATAGGTAAATGTCCACCTGAACTTGCATCTGATATATTAGATAATGGAATAGTATTAACAGGTGGAGGAGCTTTAATTTCTAATTTATATAAATTAATAGAAAATGAAGTTAAAGTAAATGTACATGTACCAGATAAACCTCTTGATTCAGTTGCAATAGGTGGAAGTTATGCATTTGATAATAAGAATCTTCTAAACACGCTTTTAGTAAAGGAAAATTAA
- the gltX gene encoding glutamate--tRNA ligase gives MEKRIRVRIAPSPTGDPHVGTAYIGLFNYAFAHHNGGDFILRIEDTDRTRFSSDSEQQIFDAMKWLGLNYTEGPDLGGPFGPYRQSERFEIYKEYAVSLVEKGEAYYSFETPEELEIMRERQKAMGLPPMYDRRSRNLTKEQVEENLAKGLPYVIRLKMPLDGQTIVEDGLRGKIFFDNDKIDDQILLKSDGFPTYHLANIVDDHLMGVTHVIRAEEWIASTPKHIQLYKAFGWEEPKWFHMPLLRNADKTKISKRKNPVSLNYYKEEGYLKEGILNFLALMGWSLGGEKEIFTLDEMIENFSFDRISLGGPVFDLVKLAWVNNQHMKLKPVSELTDLAIPFIEKEGYDISKFSREKLERMIEITREGSHTLKELAKNLDVFFIDEIVLPEITEDMNKKDRKAVERVHEALSSEEGKKSIALFLDKLNALGEELDEELIKDILHKLPEELNEGIGKVLMPIRAALTGKSKGPDLYSIISIIGKERTIKRINS, from the coding sequence ATGGAAAAAAGAATTAGAGTTAGAATAGCACCATCACCAACGGGGGATCCACATGTGGGTACGGCATATATAGGATTATTTAATTATGCTTTTGCACATCATAATGGAGGAGATTTTATACTTAGAATAGAAGATACTGATAGAACAAGATTTTCTTCTGATTCAGAACAACAAATATTTGATGCTATGAAATGGTTAGGGCTTAATTATACTGAAGGTCCAGATTTAGGTGGTCCTTTTGGTCCATATAGACAATCTGAAAGATTTGAAATATATAAAGAATATGCGGTTTCACTTGTAGAAAAAGGAGAAGCTTATTATTCATTTGAAACACCAGAAGAATTAGAAATAATGAGAGAAAGACAAAAAGCAATGGGACTTCCACCTATGTATGATAGAAGATCAAGAAATTTAACTAAAGAACAAGTGGAAGAAAATTTAGCTAAAGGATTACCTTATGTAATAAGATTAAAAATGCCACTTGATGGGCAAACAATAGTTGAAGATGGATTAAGAGGGAAAATCTTCTTTGATAATGATAAAATAGATGATCAAATATTACTAAAATCAGATGGATTTCCAACTTATCATTTAGCTAATATAGTTGATGATCATTTAATGGGAGTAACACATGTAATACGTGCTGAAGAATGGATAGCTTCAACACCTAAACATATACAGTTATACAAAGCTTTTGGTTGGGAAGAACCAAAATGGTTTCACATGCCTTTATTAAGAAATGCTGATAAAACTAAAATTTCTAAAAGAAAGAATCCAGTTTCACTTAATTACTATAAAGAAGAAGGATATTTAAAAGAAGGAATATTAAATTTCCTTGCACTAATGGGTTGGAGTTTAGGTGGAGAAAAAGAAATATTCACACTTGATGAAATGATTGAAAACTTTAGTTTTGATAGAATATCTTTAGGAGGACCAGTTTTTGATTTAGTTAAATTAGCTTGGGTTAATAATCAACATATGAAATTAAAACCTGTATCTGAATTAACAGATCTAGCTATTCCTTTTATTGAAAAAGAAGGTTATGATATTTCTAAATTTAGTAGAGAAAAATTAGAAAGAATGATAGAAATTACAAGAGAAGGCTCACATACATTAAAAGAGCTTGCTAAAAATTTAGATGTATTTTTCATAGATGAAATTGTTTTACCAGAAATTACTGAAGATATGAATAAAAAAGATAGAAAAGCTGTAGAAAGAGTACATGAGGCACTATCTTCTGAAGAAGGTAAAAAATCAATAGCCTTATTTTTAGATAAATTAAATGCTTTAGGTGAAGAATTAGATGAAGAATTGATTAAAGATATACTTCATAAATTACCAGAAGAATTAAATGAAGGAATAGGTAAAGTATTAATGCCTATAAGAGCTGCTTTAACTGGTAAATCTAAAGGACCAGACCTTTATTCTATAATATCTATAATAGGAAAAGAAAGAACAATAAAGAGAATTAATAGCTAA
- the rpsB gene encoding 30S ribosomal protein S2, which translates to MAVISMKELLEVGAHFGHQAKRWNPKMKPYIYAERNGLHILDLQQTLVSTEKAYEFVREIASEGGKVLFVGTKKQAQEAMKEEAERCGGFYVNQRWLGGLLTNLETIKKRVKKLKELEEMEADGTLDEAYTKKEAAILRKEMEKLQKNVGGIKEMNTLPAALFVVDIKKEFLALEEAAKLGIPVIALIDSNVDPDLVTYRIPANDDAIRSIKLFAKVISQAVVEANGGQENEYTPAELETAEVLEENFVVEKEEIEE; encoded by the coding sequence ATGGCAGTAATTTCAATGAAAGAATTATTAGAAGTGGGAGCACATTTTGGGCATCAAGCAAAAAGATGGAATCCTAAAATGAAACCATACATCTATGCAGAAAGAAATGGTTTACACATTTTAGACTTACAACAAACATTAGTATCAACAGAAAAAGCTTATGAATTTGTTAGAGAAATAGCAAGTGAAGGTGGAAAAGTATTATTCGTAGGTACTAAAAAACAAGCTCAAGAAGCTATGAAAGAAGAAGCTGAAAGATGTGGAGGTTTCTATGTTAACCAAAGATGGTTAGGGGGATTATTAACTAACTTAGAAACTATTAAAAAAAGAGTTAAAAAATTAAAAGAATTAGAAGAAATGGAAGCAGATGGAACTTTAGATGAAGCTTACACTAAAAAAGAAGCAGCTATTTTAAGAAAAGAAATGGAAAAATTACAAAAAAATGTTGGTGGAATTAAAGAAATGAACACTTTACCAGCAGCATTATTCGTTGTAGATATTAAAAAAGAATTTTTAGCTTTAGAAGAAGCAGCTAAACTTGGAATACCTGTAATAGCTTTAATAGATTCAAATGTAGATCCAGATTTAGTAACTTATAGAATACCTGCAAATGATGATGCAATTAGATCAATAAAATTATTTGCAAAAGTAATTTCACAAGCAGTTGTTGAAGCTAATGGTGGGCAAGAAAATGAATACACTCCAGCAGAACTTGAAACAGCAGAAGTTTTAGAAGAAAATTTCGTAGTTGAAAAAGAAGAAATAGAAGAATAA
- a CDS encoding PTS sugar transporter subunit IIA: MSIKLCDEKVFFENLEVSNKNELFEFIVENLVKLERIEKPQRILQKFHEKESELTTFLGSKFAIPHLKSTKVLENTIVFIRLKNPLIWNEEGDMAKYICAVLVKPRYDDLYIDILMSLSRNIIDSNKANILKHSENKEEVLMLLNKIY; the protein is encoded by the coding sequence ATGTCTATAAAATTATGTGATGAAAAAGTATTTTTTGAAAATTTAGAAGTTTCAAACAAAAACGAATTATTTGAATTTATAGTAGAAAATTTAGTGAAATTAGAGAGAATAGAAAAACCTCAAAGAATTTTACAAAAATTTCATGAAAAAGAAAGTGAACTAACTACTTTTCTTGGTTCTAAATTTGCAATTCCTCATCTAAAAAGTACAAAGGTATTAGAAAATACAATTGTATTCATACGTTTAAAAAATCCTTTAATTTGGAATGAAGAAGGGGATATGGCTAAATATATTTGTGCAGTACTAGTTAAACCAAGATATGATGACCTATATATAGACATTTTAATGAGTTTATCAAGAAATATTATCGACTCTAATAAAGCAAATATATTAAAACATTCTGAAAATAAAGAAGAAGTTTTAATGTTGTTAAATAAAATATATTAA
- a CDS encoding metal ABC transporter ATP-binding protein yields MKVIEIKDLVVTYDLEPVLENINLEIEKGDLMALVGPNGAGKSTLIKTILEFIKPVVGNIKVNGKEYRQEKKKIAYVPQRGSVDWDFPTTLFDVVMMGCYGRVGFLKKIPKEEIEKVNNAIKQVEMLEFKDRQISELSGGQQQRAFLARALVQDAEIYLMDEPFQGVDAVTEKSIIRILKELKNQGKTVIVVHHDLQTVEEYFDSVTFINKSIVTSGSVKDVYTKENIEKTYSRNV; encoded by the coding sequence ATGAAGGTTATAGAAATTAAGGATTTAGTAGTTACTTATGATTTAGAACCTGTACTTGAAAATATTAATCTTGAAATAGAAAAAGGAGATTTAATGGCTCTAGTAGGACCAAATGGTGCAGGTAAATCAACACTAATTAAAACCATATTAGAGTTTATTAAACCAGTAGTTGGAAATATAAAGGTAAATGGTAAAGAATATAGGCAAGAAAAGAAAAAAATAGCATATGTTCCACAAAGGGGAAGTGTAGATTGGGACTTCCCTACTACTCTTTTTGATGTAGTTATGATGGGATGTTATGGTAGAGTTGGATTTTTGAAAAAAATACCAAAAGAAGAAATAGAAAAAGTTAACAATGCAATAAAACAAGTTGAAATGTTGGAATTTAAAGATAGACAAATATCAGAACTTTCTGGAGGACAGCAGCAAAGAGCATTTCTTGCAAGAGCTTTAGTTCAAGATGCAGAAATATACTTAATGGATGAACCTTTTCAAGGGGTTGATGCTGTTACAGAAAAATCAATAATTAGAATACTTAAGGAATTGAAAAACCAAGGTAAAACTGTAATAGTAGTGCATCATGATTTGCAAACTGTAGAAGAATACTTTGATAGTGTTACATTTATAAATAAAAGTATAGTAACTAGTGGTAGTGTAAAAGATGTATATACTAAAGAAAATATAGAAAAAACATATAGTAGAAATGTTTGA
- a CDS encoding metal ABC transporter solute-binding protein, Zn/Mn family → MLTVFAFSCGSKMGDAKSDEGKIKVTTTLNYYVNLLEEIGKDKVKVTGLMGEGEDPHLYVATAGDIEKLEKADLVVYGGLHLEGKMVEIFENLKDKAVLDLGAQLDPSKLVEEEKGVYDPHVWFNTEFWAVQATAVANKLSELDPANKEFYMNNLEVYLKELDMATKYVQDKINEIPENARVLITAHDAFGYFASQFGLEVKAIQGVSTDSEIGTKEINELADFIVANKIKAIFVESSVNHKSIESLQEAVQAKGFEVKIGGELYSDSMGDAKNNTETYIKTLKFNADTIANALK, encoded by the coding sequence ATGCTAACTGTATTTGCGTTTTCATGTGGTAGTAAAATGGGAGATGCTAAATCGGATGAAGGTAAAATTAAAGTAACAACTACTTTAAACTATTATGTAAATTTACTTGAAGAAATAGGTAAAGATAAAGTTAAAGTAACAGGATTAATGGGTGAAGGAGAAGACCCACACCTATATGTTGCTACAGCTGGAGATATTGAAAAATTAGAAAAAGCTGACTTAGTTGTATACGGTGGATTACACTTAGAAGGTAAAATGGTTGAAATATTTGAAAACTTAAAAGATAAAGCAGTATTAGATTTAGGTGCTCAACTTGATCCTTCAAAATTAGTTGAAGAAGAAAAAGGAGTATATGACCCTCACGTATGGTTTAATACAGAATTTTGGGCAGTTCAAGCTACAGCAGTTGCTAACAAATTATCAGAGCTTGATCCAGCTAATAAAGAATTTTACATGAACAATTTAGAAGTATACTTAAAAGAATTAGATATGGCAACTAAATATGTACAAGATAAAATAAATGAAATACCTGAAAATGCAAGAGTATTAATTACAGCTCATGATGCATTCGGATATTTTGCTAGTCAATTCGGATTAGAAGTTAAAGCTATACAAGGTGTTTCAACTGATTCAGAAATAGGAACAAAAGAAATAAATGAATTAGCTGATTTCATTGTTGCTAATAAAATAAAAGCAATATTTGTTGAAAGTTCAGTAAATCATAAGAGTATAGAATCACTTCAAGAAGCAGTTCAAGCAAAAGGATTTGAAGTAAAAATAGGTGGAGAATTATACTCAGATTCTATGGGAGATGCAAAAAACAATACTGAAACATATATTAAAACTTTAAAATTCAATGCAGATACTATAGCAAATGCATTAAAATAG
- a CDS encoding tetratricopeptide repeat protein — MLSTLVFREFRYNGNIDDFKAELKSKIDKNPKDIDSLKKLAGIYHAYLENDKAIKLYEELSKYLPNDHEVEGYLGYLYYENSNLNEAEERLKNALYLSEKEPFLLFLLGNVYSRKGMLREAFDCYELAIFLDFDMYGAHIDFGRKYEHMGRHRRALKEFRAAYDIDSRDEELLKKIEHVENRIKETENK; from the coding sequence ATGTTATCGACATTAGTTTTTAGAGAATTTAGATATAATGGGAATATAGATGATTTTAAGGCAGAATTAAAATCAAAAATTGATAAAAACCCAAAAGATATAGATTCATTAAAAAAACTTGCAGGGATATATCATGCATATTTAGAAAATGATAAGGCAATTAAGTTGTATGAAGAGTTATCAAAATATCTTCCAAATGATCATGAAGTTGAAGGTTATTTAGGTTATTTATATTATGAAAATTCAAATTTAAATGAAGCTGAAGAAAGATTAAAAAATGCTCTTTATTTAAGTGAAAAAGAACCTTTTTTATTGTTTCTTTTAGGAAATGTATATTCAAGAAAAGGTATGCTTAGAGAAGCATTTGATTGTTATGAACTTGCAATATTTTTAGACTTTGATATGTATGGAGCACATATAGATTTTGGAAGAAAATATGAACATATGGGAAGACATAGAAGAGCCTTAAAAGAATTTAGAGCAGCATACGATATAGATTCAAGAGATGAAGAATTGTTAAAGAAAATAGAACATGTAGAAAATAGGATAAAAGAAACAGAAAATAAATGA
- the pyrH gene encoding UMP kinase has translation MLKHKRILLKLSGEALAGDKEFGFSDDILHSFAKQIKEIHDEGVELAIVIGGGNIFRGKFGEEVGMDRSTGDTMGMLATIMNGLALQNAIEKIGGVSTRVLTAINMPQVAEPFIRRRAIRHLEKGRVVIFAGGTGNPYFTTDSGGALRAIEIEANVLAKGTKVDGIYDKDPVKYDDAIKYEEITFKEALDKDLQVMDATALSLCRENNMPIIVFNALKDGNMLKLAKGEKIGTIVKNG, from the coding sequence ATGCTAAAACATAAAAGAATATTGTTAAAATTAAGTGGAGAAGCTTTAGCTGGAGATAAGGAATTTGGTTTTTCTGATGATATTTTACATAGTTTTGCTAAACAAATTAAGGAAATACATGATGAAGGTGTAGAACTTGCAATAGTAATTGGTGGAGGAAATATATTTAGAGGAAAATTTGGAGAAGAAGTTGGTATGGATAGATCAACTGGAGATACTATGGGTATGCTTGCAACAATAATGAATGGCTTAGCTCTGCAAAATGCCATAGAAAAAATTGGAGGAGTATCTACTAGAGTTCTTACTGCAATAAATATGCCTCAAGTAGCTGAACCATTTATAAGAAGAAGAGCAATTAGACATTTAGAAAAAGGAAGAGTAGTCATATTTGCAGGTGGTACAGGAAATCCATATTTTACTACAGATTCAGGTGGAGCATTAAGAGCAATAGAAATTGAAGCCAATGTTTTAGCTAAGGGTACAAAAGTTGATGGTATTTATGATAAAGATCCTGTTAAATATGATGATGCTATTAAATATGAAGAAATTACTTTTAAAGAAGCATTAGATAAGGATTTACAAGTAATGGATGCGACTGCTTTATCGCTATGTAGAGAAAATAATATGCCTATAATAGTATTTAATGCATTAAAAGATGGAAATATGTTAAAACTTGCAAAAGGAGAAAAAATAGGTACTATAGTAAAAAATGGTTAA
- the frr gene encoding ribosome recycling factor: MVEELLLEVEEKMEKTLESTKVRFSHVRAGRANVSMVDGVLVDYYGQMSPLNQVGSVTAPEARLLVIDPWDKSLIPAIEKAILAANIGFNPSNDGRIIRLVVPELTEDRRKEYVKVVKKEAEEGKVAARNIRKDYNNKVRKMEKDSEITEDDLKHVEEKIQKLTDECIKHIDELLAKKEKELLSI, translated from the coding sequence ATGGTAGAAGAACTATTATTAGAAGTCGAAGAAAAAATGGAAAAAACATTAGAAAGCACAAAAGTTCGTTTTTCTCATGTTAGAGCAGGACGTGCAAATGTTTCTATGGTTGATGGGGTTTTAGTTGATTATTATGGTCAAATGTCGCCTTTAAATCAAGTTGGTTCAGTTACTGCACCAGAAGCAAGATTATTAGTTATAGATCCTTGGGATAAATCATTAATACCAGCTATAGAAAAAGCAATACTTGCAGCAAATATTGGATTTAATCCTTCAAATGATGGTAGAATAATTAGACTTGTAGTACCTGAATTAACTGAAGATAGAAGAAAAGAGTATGTAAAGGTTGTTAAAAAAGAAGCAGAAGAAGGTAAAGTTGCAGCCAGAAATATTAGAAAAGACTATAATAATAAAGTTAGAAAAATGGAAAAAGATTCTGAAATTACAGAAGATGACTTAAAACATGTAGAAGAAAAAATTCAAAAATTAACAGATGAATGTATTAAACATATAGATGAATTATTAGCTAAAAAAGAAAAAGAATTATTAAGTATTTAG
- a CDS encoding TetR/AcrR family transcriptional regulator gives MRRKIKAKDLIRNAFAKTLKVKPYYRITVKELTEETGVTRQIFYYYFKNMTELLKYYFEVEIQEILKVKRKFNNFEEAYILFFKSIAERKDVLININQCESCGLLRESFEVMSKRLFELLFTDTLVNNNVKEKDKDFLLNYYKVAFASVAYEWLNNGMKEEIKYLVKNLSILIDQSLMPTLKRFEDR, from the coding sequence ATGAGAAGAAAAATAAAGGCTAAGGATTTAATTAGAAATGCTTTTGCCAAGACACTTAAAGTAAAACCTTATTATAGAATAACTGTAAAAGAATTAACAGAAGAAACAGGTGTTACTAGACAAATTTTTTATTATTATTTTAAAAATATGACTGAATTATTAAAATATTACTTTGAAGTAGAAATACAAGAAATATTAAAAGTTAAAAGAAAATTTAATAATTTTGAAGAAGCATATATCTTATTCTTTAAATCTATAGCAGAAAGAAAAGATGTACTTATTAATATTAACCAATGTGAATCATGTGGATTATTAAGAGAATCATTTGAAGTTATGAGTAAAAGACTTTTTGAATTACTATTTACAGATACTTTAGTTAATAATAATGTTAAAGAAAAAGATAAAGATTTTTTACTAAATTATTATAAAGTTGCATTTGCTTCAGTTGCATATGAGTGGCTCAATAATGGCATGAAAGAAGAAATAAAATATTTAGTAAAGAATTTATCAATATTAATAGATCAATCACTTATGCCAACTTTAAAAAGATTCGAAGATAGATAA
- a CDS encoding metal ABC transporter permease: MVEMFDILLNSYTFKVVTIGCSLLGMISAIIGTFAVLKKESLLGDGVAHSSLAGICIAFLLTGRRELFILLIGALIMGLICVLLIHYIGTNSKVKFDSAIALILSTFFGLGLVLLTYLKRIPGAKKAGLSNFIFGQASTLILKDIYLITGVGLILLILVIFFWKQIKISIFDKEYAKTIGINSDRYRLLVSVMIVINVIIGLQIAGVVLMTAMMISPVVAARQWSNKLNIVVILSSIFGAISGFIGSLSSSLNSSLPTGPVIVVVLSIFVMFSMLFSNKRGLIYRYISRKKFEREIKRKWAR; the protein is encoded by the coding sequence ATAGTAGAAATGTTTGATATATTATTAAATAGCTACACATTTAAGGTAGTTACTATAGGATGTAGTTTACTTGGAATGATTAGCGCTATTATAGGAACATTTGCTGTTTTAAAAAAAGAAAGTTTACTAGGAGATGGAGTTGCACATTCTTCTCTTGCTGGTATTTGTATTGCATTTTTGTTAACGGGTAGAAGAGAATTGTTTATACTTTTAATTGGAGCCTTAATAATGGGACTTATTTGTGTTTTACTTATACATTATATAGGAACTAATTCTAAGGTTAAATTTGATAGTGCAATAGCTTTGATACTTTCTACTTTTTTTGGATTGGGGCTTGTACTATTAACATATTTAAAAAGGATTCCTGGTGCTAAAAAAGCAGGATTAAGTAATTTCATATTTGGACAGGCTTCGACATTAATATTAAAAGATATATATTTAATAACTGGTGTTGGATTAATATTACTGATACTAGTAATATTTTTTTGGAAACAAATTAAAATAAGTATTTTCGATAAAGAATATGCTAAAACTATAGGAATTAATAGTGATAGATATAGATTATTAGTTTCTGTAATGATAGTAATTAATGTAATTATTGGACTTCAAATAGCAGGGGTTGTACTAATGACTGCTATGATGATATCTCCTGTAGTTGCAGCAAGACAATGGAGTAATAAATTAAATATTGTAGTTATTCTTTCATCTATTTTCGGAGCTATTTCTGGATTTATTGGAAGTTTAAGTTCTAGTTTAAATTCTTCATTGCCAACAGGTCCAGTTATAGTGGTTGTATTATCTATATTTGTAATGTTTAGTATGCTCTTTTCTAATAAAAGAGGGTTAATATATAGATATATTAGTAGAAAAAAATTTGAAAGAGAAATAAAAAGGAAGTGGGCAAGATGA
- the tsf gene encoding translation elongation factor Ts, with protein sequence MASAADIKVLRERTGAGMLDCKKALEANGGDIEKAIDWLREKGIAKAAKKSGRIAAEGLVFGGELDNLGVIIEFNSETDFVAKNDDFKNFGTKLVELALKNKTATVEDLKAVEVDGSTVDNQLTELIAKIGENLNIRRLVLVEAKGFVVNYIHLGGKIGVLVEVEGENTPENHEKAKGVAMHIAAMDPSYLNREQVTASDLEKEREIARVQLLEEGKPEAIVEKILEGKMRKFYEENCLLEQKYVRDDKVSIKEFIAPSSVVGFARYKVGEGIEKVETDFAAEVAAQIANTK encoded by the coding sequence ATGGCAAGTGCAGCAGATATAAAAGTATTAAGAGAAAGAACAGGAGCTGGAATGCTTGATTGTAAAAAAGCATTAGAAGCTAATGGTGGAGATATAGAAAAAGCAATAGACTGGTTAAGAGAAAAAGGAATAGCTAAAGCAGCTAAAAAATCAGGAAGAATAGCAGCAGAAGGATTAGTATTTGGTGGAGAATTAGATAACTTAGGTGTTATTATCGAATTTAATTCAGAAACAGATTTTGTTGCTAAAAATGATGATTTCAAAAATTTTGGAACTAAATTAGTAGAACTTGCATTAAAAAACAAAACAGCAACAGTTGAAGACTTAAAAGCAGTTGAAGTTGATGGATCAACAGTTGATAACCAATTAACAGAATTAATTGCTAAAATTGGTGAAAACTTAAATATTAGAAGATTAGTATTAGTTGAAGCTAAAGGATTTGTAGTAAACTACATTCACTTAGGTGGAAAAATAGGAGTTTTAGTTGAAGTTGAAGGAGAAAATACTCCTGAAAATCATGAAAAAGCAAAAGGAGTAGCAATGCATATTGCAGCTATGGATCCTTCTTACTTAAATAGAGAGCAAGTTACAGCTTCTGATTTAGAAAAAGAAAGAGAAATAGCAAGAGTTCAATTATTAGAAGAAGGTAAACCAGAAGCTATAGTTGAAAAAATATTAGAAGGTAAAATGAGAAAGTTCTATGAAGAAAATTGCTTATTAGAACAAAAATATGTAAGAGATGATAAAGTGTCAATTAAAGAATTTATTGCTCCTTCATCAGTTGTAGGATTTGCAAGATACAAAGTTGGAGAAGGAATAGAAAAAGTTGAAACTGACTTCGCAGCTGAAGTTGCAGCACAAATAGCAAATACAAAATAA
- a CDS encoding DUF4870 domain-containing protein, whose amino-acid sequence MKVRLIILKKSIGNINENLVAATILIISLSPFIGIIFSIGGLILEKENEFVRDYAKQGLIFSFFSFIITLFRDLKLPPSILALLFLILFVLTLITAIHAYKREEFKFDFMKKIFDYIKL is encoded by the coding sequence ATGAAAGTGAGGTTGATAATTTTGAAAAAATCTATAGGAAATATAAATGAAAATTTAGTTGCAGCTACTATTTTAATTATATCGTTATCTCCGTTTATAGGAATAATATTTAGTATTGGTGGATTAATTTTAGAAAAAGAAAATGAATTTGTTAGAGATTATGCAAAACAAGGATTAATTTTTTCATTCTTTTCTTTCATAATTACTTTATTTAGAGATCTTAAACTTCCTCCTTCAATTCTAGCTTTATTATTCTTAATATTATTTGTTCTAACACTAATAACAGCAATACATGCTTATAAGAGAGAAGAGTTTAAATTTGATTTCATGAAGAAAATATTTGATTATATAAAATTATAA
- the tnpA gene encoding IS200/IS605 family transposase, which produces MEIYGNNHSVFALYYQLVFVTKNRSKIFNEDITKYAIDKFNEISKNYLIELYDFSYEKDHVHIKFKAHPKSEISKFINAYKSATSRLIKKEFEYVNDILKDGGLWERTYFLITEGVPSKDMINHYIKTKIKCDIIDHDCQCHGCEK; this is translated from the coding sequence ATGGAAATATATGGAAATAATCATTCTGTTTTTGCATTGTATTATCAATTAGTATTTGTTACTAAAAATAGAAGTAAAATATTTAATGAAGATATTACAAAATATGCAATAGATAAGTTTAATGAAATCTCAAAAAACTATTTAATAGAACTATATGATTTTAGCTATGAAAAAGATCATGTACATATTAAATTTAAAGCACATCCAAAAAGTGAAATTTCTAAATTTATTAATGCTTATAAAAGTGCAACATCAAGACTTATAAAAAAAGAATTTGAGTATGTGAATGATATACTAAAAGATGGTGGGTTATGGGAGAGAACATACTTCTTGATTACAGAAGGAGTACCAAGTAAAGATATGATAAATCATTATATCAAAACAAAAATTAAGTGTGATATAATTGACCATGATTGCCAGTGTCATGGTTGTGAAAAATAA